The Cryobacterium roopkundense sequence TGCCGTCCTCAAGCGGGATGAGCATGGTGCGGAACGGACCGGCAACGGCGTGCAGATCCCAGATGCGATCGGCGACGCCGTCGATGCCGTTGGCGAGCTGAAGCTGTGGGATGCCGCCAGGAATCACCAGTTGATTGACACGGATGCCTTCAGTGTCGAGGGCATCGTGGAGCATCTCGCCGTAGGCGCTCTCGGCCGGGAAAGCGACCGATGTGCCGGCGAAGTCGGCGCGGGCCTTCACCGACGTTCCGCCATTGATCATGATGATGCTGCCGCTGCCTGCCTGCCGCATCGCGGGGAGCACCGCACGCACCGCGTGGATGAGTCCGAGGGCCGAGAACTGCAGTGCTTCCAACGCCAGCTCGGGAGTCATCTCCAGCACCGGCTTCAGGTAGTCGCGCGACGGCAGCGGGCTATATTGCAGCGCGGTGATCGGCCCGAGCTCTGCCGCGGCACGCGCAAGGGCAGCTTCGAGCGTCGCCGGAATGCGGACATCCGCGGCGTAGGCACTCGCGGTGAAGCCGGCAGCTGTGAGGTCGGCTGCCAGAGCGTCGAGTTTCGACTGGTTCCTGGCGATCAGGGCAATTGAGAAGCCTTCGCGCCCGAACCTGCGCGCAACGGCTGCGCCGAGTCCAGGTCCGGCTCCGATGATGGCGATGACGGGCACGATGGTCTCCTTCGTTTGATGCCGCTGTGACGACTATCGCGACAAGCTTGAGCCTAAACGTTGAACCTGAACTCCACCACGTTCCGTCACAGGGAGGCGCCGCGCGTCTCAACGACGGACACTGGCGACGGGATGCTCGCACAGGGAAGGGACTTCGACTTCGCCGCGAACGGGAACGCCGACCCCGCCACGACTCATGTATGTACGAACGAACGACCGTCCATGACCCTCAGGCGGCTTCGAGGACGAAGAAGATGAAGGACAGGAACGCTGTCCTCTCGCCGTTGAGGATGCGCGGTGGAAGGAGCTCGTCTGGTGCATCCGGAGAAGGCGCTGGTTCGCTCACTGTGGCGACAACGTATCCCGCCGACGTGAAGGCATCGAACATCGCGTGAAGTGGCCGGTGCCAGAACGTCAGGACCGCAGGCTTGCCACTGAACTCGTAATCCTCCGAGTACTGCCGGATGGCGAAGTAGTCCTCGGTTGGCTGGGTGATCACGTTGACCGTGGGGTGATTGACCGACAGGATCAGGCGACCGCCCGGCTTCAGCACGCGCCGAAGTTCGGCAAGCGGGGCTGACCAGTCCTCCAGATAGTGAAAGACCAAGGAGGAGACGACGTCATCGAAGGAGTCATCGGCGAAAGGCAGGGGCTGACTGAGGTCGGCCACAGAGAGGTCCACGGTCGAGCCCAAACGCTGTCGTGCCAGTTCGAGCATCGCCGGGCTGGCGTCGAACCCCGTCATGATGGCGCCCTTCGCGCTCAATGCCGCGGACAGGGGCCCGGAGCCGCATCCTGCGTCCAAGACCCGGCGGCCGTTCACGTTGCCGGCGAGCGCGATCATCGCCGGCCGTTCGTAATGGGCGTTGAGAAGGCAGGACTCGTTCTCCGCCGAGTAGCTATCGGCGAAACCCTCATAATGGTCGGGTTTCATGATTCCCTTCTATCGGTCAACACGCATGGTCCGTGCGGTCGGCCCGCTTCCAACAAGCTGGGTGTCGCGCGACCTTCTTTCTCCATCCGCTCAACCTATCCCGCGCACCCAACCGCTGGCTTGGGTCGCCCGAGATGACCGACACGCTCCGCCTCTGCTACTCGGGGCTGACTCCTGGCCAGGTAGGTTTCGAGCTGCGCGTGCAATTTGAGGAACCCCTCGTCTGAGCGCGGGCGGAACCACCTGTTGAATTGTGCCGGGAGAAGCAGCACGCCGCTGCTGGGGCTGCCCGACGGGGAAATCAGGTGCAGGTCGATGGCTCGCAGATAGCGCCATCTCACCCTGGCAATCGACACCCCAACGGCGTCGACACGTGACCACGGAATCGTCGCCACGTTGTTGCGCTTCCCCCAGAACTGATCCCACACTCGGAGCCCATCCTCATCAACCGTGACGACTGCACGGAATGTGACGTCGTTCCAGGACGTCAGAACGGACTCGGGGTCGGCGCAGGCGATTTGCGAGGATACCTGACCCGATTTGAAGACCACGAATGTAGCATTCGGATGCTCACCTTCGAGTTCGGCGTGCAGCCGCAGCGCAGCTCTGTCGGCCAACGGATGCGTCACGGCAGCAGCGAGAAGGACCACCAAAGCGAGACATGCCAAGACCGCCGTCCCCACGAACCACACGAACTCATTGGGTGATGCGAAAACAACCGAAACGGCGGCGCCGCAGTAAATTCCGGCGGCCAGCACCGTCCCGGCAACCACAGTCCACCGCCACGAGGCGGACCGGAGAGAACCATCCGGTTTCAGATGTCCGGCGACGGGTACGCGGCGATACGGTCGCCGCTTGATTCCACGGTTGGACCTGTCCCTGAGATCGAAGTACACCCTGGGCGGAAGACAAAGCGCTAGACAAACAGCCAACGTGGCGCCCAACCACTTCGGAGGACTACCGACGAACATCACTGCGGCGCCGATGAGCAGGAGTATCCCGACAATCCCGCTCCAGACCGCCATGATGAATTCGCTACGATCCCGGCGCGCCCACAACGCGAGTGCTGCTCGAATTTCCCCCCACGTTCTCGTGCGTGCCATGAGGCTCATACTATCGATCACGACGATTCAAGCCTTGGGTCCCTTCGCCGCCTCACGGTCGAAGCGAGCGCGCGCTGTGGCCAATTCAGGAAAATCATCCGGTCTGCGACACACTCGACCCAGAAATCCAGCCTGACGGCGCCTCGGGAGTTGGATCTCCTGAGTTGGCCACCACACCCACGGACCTTCCTGAGCCGAGGCAGTTACCCGGCGTCAGGGTCGAGCGCAGCCCGAGCTTGGCAGACCATCGGTGCGAGCGACCTCTGCCAGGCCGGTAGATCCACGGTCGATCTGGTCGTACTGATGGATGATGAAGTTTCGGTTCGCGACGGCCAACGCCCATTCGATCCCATCGGGGGCGAGCACATCGAGCCGCATCATTCGATTTGCGGCCTCGCCGAGCTTCATCATCAGCGAGTCCCCTGCCTCCTGCAGAAGTCAATCAGCGAGAAACGCATCCTTGCCACGCTCGACAACCTCCGCGGACCGATCGAGCCAGCCATCGATGTGCAGCAGCTCCGTGGCAGTCTTGCGATCCACTAAAGCAACACCGCGTCTCGCCGAATGTCGTCGTGCAGGGCGGCATTGAGTCCGCGGTAAGAGATGAGGCCCCCTTACGATTTCAGTGAGATGCCCATATCTAAGTGGCGCATGACCGTCTGCAATGGAGCAATCGCTATCTCACTGAAATCGTAAAGGGGAGATGAGGTCGATTTCCCGGTCGAGTATCTGTTCGATCAGTCGCTTGAACCTGATAAACGCGAAAGAGGACGTGCCTGGCGGCGCGTCCACGAGAAGGTCGATATCTGAGTCCTGGCGAGCCTCGCCCCGCGCCACCGAGCCGAACACCGCGAGCCGCAGGTAGCCACATTCCACCGCCAGCGCTTTGAGCACGGGGGAGCCGCATCCAGCAATTCTTCGGGACGAACGATCTCAAGGTCGGGCGCGTTCCTGAGTTGCTGGCGGACCGCCGGCTGCGAGATGCCCAACGCGTCGCCGATCTGCTGCTGACTCATCCCCGTGGCGACCATCGCGCGAAGAGCGATGACACGACGCAACCGCGCGCCATCCTCATCGCGCCGGGCATCCCGATACTCCGCCACCAGGGTCATAAGACAATCTTATTCCCCACGATTCACCCCGTCGAGCCACTAATAATGACTCTTCCCGGCCTTCGATGCGGCCTAGTGAATCCACGATACGCCAAGAAAAAAGCGGTGACCGGCACGGGCGCCGATCACCGCCTCAAGTCCTGTACGCGACTCAGCTAAACATTAAACCTGAACTCCACCACGTCTCCGTCTTGCATGACGTATTCCTTGCCCTCGATGCGAGCCTTGCCCTTGGAGCGGGCCTCGGCGATCGAGCCGGCCTCCATGAGGTCTTCGAAGGAGAAGATTTCGGCCTTGATGAAACCCTTCTGGAAGTCGGTGTGAATCACACCGGCGGCCTGCGGGGCGGTCCAGCCCTTGTGGATGGTCCAGGCGCGGCACTCTTTCGGACCGGCCGTGAGGTAGGTCTGCAGGCCGAGGGTATCGAAGCCGATGCGGGCGAGCTGATCGAGCCCGCTCTCGGCCTGGCCCGTGGAGGCGAGCATCTCGGCGGCGTCTTCCGCGTCGAGCTCGCTAAGCTCTGACTCGAGCTTCGCGTCGAGGAACACCGCGTTCGCGGGGGCGACAAGAGCCGCGAGGGTGTCGAGCTTGGCCTGGTCCTGCAGCACGGCCTCGTCGACGTTGAAGACGTAGATGAACGGCTTGGCCGTCAGCAGACCGAGTTCGCGGATGGGCTCGATGTCGAGCTTGGCAGCGGACAGCGGCTGGCCGGCATCGAGGATCGCCTGCGCCTTGAGGGCGGTCTCGAGAACGAGCGGCGCCAGCTTGCGGCCCTTGACCTCCTTCTCGAAGCGCAGCACGGCTTTCTCAAGGGTCTGGAGGTCGGCGAGGATCAGCTCGGTGTTGATGGTCTCCATGTCACCCGCCGGGTTGACGGCGCCGTCGACGTGCACCACGTCGGGGTCAGCGAATCCGCGAATGACCTGGGCGATGGCATCCGCTTCACGGATGTTCGCGAGGAACTTGTTGCCGAGCCCCTCCCCCTCACTGGCGCCGCGCACGATGCCGGCGATGTCGACGAATGACACGGGCGCGGGCAGCAGGGTCTTGCTGCCGTAGATCGTGGCGAGCGCCGCGAGGCGAGAGTCGGGAAGGTTGACAATCCCCACGTTCGGCTCGATCGTGGCGAACGGGTAGTTCGCCGCCAGCACGTTGTTCTTGGTGAGGGCGTTGAAGAGGGTTGACTTGCCAACATTGGGCAGTCCGACGATTGCAATAGTAAGAGCCACGAGAGACCATTCTACCGGCTGCGTCGCGCGGGCCCTGTCGGTGGCGCATGAGAGCATTGCACCGTGCTGAACTTCACCGCAATCGACTTTGAAACCGCTAACTCGTCCGGCGCCTCGGCGTGCTCGGTGGGGCTCGTCAAGGTGCGCGACGGTGTGGTCATCGACAAGATCTACTGGCTCATCAAGCCGCCGACCGGACACGATGCCTTTCTCTCGTGGAACATGAAGATCCACGGGATTCATCCATCGGATGTGATCGGTGCCGACTCATGGGCCAGGCAGCTTCCCAAGCTGGTCGCGTTTGCCGGCGGCGACACCCTCGTGGCCCACAACGCCAGCTTCGACCTGGGTGTCATCAAGACGGCATCCACCGTGACCGGGCAACCGATTCCTAACTTCAGCTATCTCTGCAGTCTGCAGGTGGCCCGTCGCACGTACCACCTCGACTCGTATCGACTACCCCTGGCCGCCATGGCGGCGGGCTTCGACGATTTCGACCACCACAACGCTCTAGCGGATGCCGAGGCGTGCGCCGCAATTATCATCCACTCGGCAGCGCGACACGAGGCGGCCACGCTCGAGCAGCTGGCCCACATCACCCGGGTGAAGATGGGGGCCATCGGGCCCATCGCCATCCGCGAGCGAGCCGCCACCCACGGGCCGATGGCGCTGAACTGAGCGGAG is a genomic window containing:
- a CDS encoding nucleotidyltransferase family protein; this translates as MLKALAVECGYLRLAVFGSVARGEARQDSDIDLLVDAPPGTSSFAFIRFKRLIEQILDREIDLISPLRFQ
- a CDS encoding class I SAM-dependent methyltransferase; amino-acid sequence: MKPDHYEGFADSYSAENESCLLNAHYERPAMIALAGNVNGRRVLDAGCGSGPLSAALSAKGAIMTGFDASPAMLELARQRLGSTVDLSVADLSQPLPFADDSFDDVVSSLVFHYLEDWSAPLAELRRVLKPGGRLILSVNHPTVNVITQPTEDYFAIRQYSEDYEFSGKPAVLTFWHRPLHAMFDAFTSAGYVVATVSEPAPSPDAPDELLPPRILNGERTAFLSFIFFVLEAA
- a CDS encoding exonuclease domain-containing protein; amino-acid sequence: MLNFTAIDFETANSSGASACSVGLVKVRDGVVIDKIYWLIKPPTGHDAFLSWNMKIHGIHPSDVIGADSWARQLPKLVAFAGGDTLVAHNASFDLGVIKTASTVTGQPIPNFSYLCSLQVARRTYHLDSYRLPLAAMAAGFDDFDHHNALADAEACAAIIIHSAARHEAATLEQLAHITRVKMGAIGPIAIRERAATHGPMALN
- the ychF gene encoding redox-regulated ATPase YchF, translated to MALTIAIVGLPNVGKSTLFNALTKNNVLAANYPFATIEPNVGIVNLPDSRLAALATIYGSKTLLPAPVSFVDIAGIVRGASEGEGLGNKFLANIREADAIAQVIRGFADPDVVHVDGAVNPAGDMETINTELILADLQTLEKAVLRFEKEVKGRKLAPLVLETALKAQAILDAGQPLSAAKLDIEPIRELGLLTAKPFIYVFNVDEAVLQDQAKLDTLAALVAPANAVFLDAKLESELSELDAEDAAEMLASTGQAESGLDQLARIGFDTLGLQTYLTAGPKECRAWTIHKGWTAPQAAGVIHTDFQKGFIKAEIFSFEDLMEAGSIAEARSKGKARIEGKEYVMQDGDVVEFRFNV
- a CDS encoding SDR family NAD(P)-dependent oxidoreductase — its product is MPVIAIIGAGPGLGAAVARRFGREGFSIALIARNQSKLDALAADLTAAGFTASAYAADVRIPATLEAALARAAAELGPITALQYSPLPSRDYLKPVLEMTPELALEALQFSALGLIHAVRAVLPAMRQAGSGSIIMINGGTSVKARADFAGTSVAFPAESAYGEMLHDALDTEGIRVNQLVIPGGIPQLQLANGIDGVADRIWDLHAVAGPFRTMLIPLEDGRE